A single region of the Saprospiraceae bacterium genome encodes:
- a CDS encoding M1 family metallopeptidase, whose amino-acid sequence MIEKAIVTLFLTLTTIISFTQDFKPVRQDSLKGTITKERSWWDVQYYDIHLDIDFDKRKIVGRNTIDFKVIQKRTQFMQIDLQEPLSIDSIKSGEAKLEFRRYGAAYIIDSPELSEGRGKLDIYYSGTPKESKNPPYDGGFVWAKDSLNREWISVACQMVGGSVWYPCKDHYSEEPDQGASLTISINDSLGVLIGNGRLKSRKMANGKTEYTWSVKNPINNYGISFYIGKYVSINEIYQGEKGKMDLDFWVLDYNRNKAINHLIPETIKTLKVFEKWFGPYPFYEDGLKMVESSYIGMEHQSAVAYGNKFRKGRFSFKNLTELDLQTDRLIVHELAHEWFGNNITMSDIADRWVQEGFAAYGEELFIEELLGRKAGRDFYLTRLPNKIKNKYPLISDYGVFKDAGPDMYFKGWAIIHMLREIINDDTKFQGFLRALNQKFYHQTIYSRQLEEFCSDYFKKDFSKYFDQYLKFPSIPILEYSLVDNNLKFRLIADVKNLEIPIKLNSPNKWIHATTNWTEIKLKRSEMIKPFSVDANFLIDVKRVD is encoded by the coding sequence ATGATTGAAAAAGCGATAGTTACTTTATTTCTGACACTTACGACAATCATTTCGTTTACCCAAGATTTCAAGCCTGTCAGACAAGATTCATTAAAGGGGACAATTACAAAGGAAAGGTCATGGTGGGACGTTCAATATTACGACATCCACCTTGACATAGACTTTGATAAAAGAAAAATTGTAGGAAGGAATACAATTGACTTTAAGGTCATTCAAAAGCGGACTCAGTTCATGCAGATTGACCTTCAGGAACCTCTCTCAATTGACAGTATTAAATCAGGTGAAGCCAAATTAGAATTTAGAAGGTATGGCGCTGCATATATAATTGATTCTCCTGAACTGAGTGAAGGAAGAGGCAAACTTGATATCTATTATTCAGGTACTCCAAAAGAATCCAAAAATCCTCCATATGACGGTGGCTTTGTGTGGGCGAAAGATTCTTTAAATCGAGAGTGGATTTCTGTAGCATGTCAAATGGTTGGAGGAAGTGTTTGGTATCCATGCAAAGACCATTATAGTGAAGAGCCTGACCAAGGAGCTTCATTGACGATTTCAATAAATGATTCATTGGGAGTCTTAATTGGAAACGGTCGACTCAAATCCCGTAAGATGGCAAATGGCAAAACGGAGTACACTTGGTCTGTAAAAAATCCTATCAATAACTATGGCATCTCTTTTTACATTGGAAAATACGTCAGCATCAACGAGATATATCAAGGAGAAAAAGGAAAAATGGATTTAGATTTCTGGGTACTGGACTATAACCGAAATAAGGCAATTAACCATTTAATCCCTGAAACAATAAAGACATTAAAGGTTTTTGAAAAATGGTTTGGCCCTTATCCATTTTATGAAGATGGACTTAAAATGGTAGAATCGTCTTATATAGGAATGGAACATCAAAGCGCAGTGGCATACGGAAATAAATTTAGGAAAGGACGATTTTCATTTAAAAATCTAACAGAACTTGATTTACAAACCGACCGCTTAATTGTTCACGAGCTGGCTCACGAATGGTTTGGAAATAATATTACAATGTCTGACATCGCAGACAGGTGGGTTCAAGAAGGATTTGCCGCTTATGGAGAAGAATTATTTATTGAAGAACTACTAGGAAGAAAAGCAGGGCGAGATTTCTATTTAACAAGGCTACCTAACAAAATAAAAAACAAATATCCACTAATCTCAGATTATGGAGTGTTTAAAGATGCAGGACCTGATATGTATTTTAAAGGGTGGGCAATTATTCACATGTTAAGGGAAATCATAAACGATGACACTAAATTTCAAGGTTTTCTGCGGGCTCTAAATCAAAAGTTTTATCACCAAACAATTTACTCTCGACAATTAGAAGAATTCTGTAGTGACTACTTTAAGAAGGACTTTAGCAAGTATTTTGACCAGTATTTGAAATTTCCATCAATACCAATTTTGGAGTACAGCTTAGTCGACAATAACCTAAAATTCCGACTCATTGCGGATGTAAAAAACCTAGAGATTCCTATTAAATTGAATTCACCCAACAAATGGATTCATGCGACAACGAATTGGACTGAAATAAAACTAAAACGGAGTGAAATGATAAAACCATTTTCGGTCGACGCCAACTTTTTGATTGACGTAAAACGCGTTGACTAA
- a CDS encoding helix-turn-helix transcriptional regulator, whose protein sequence is MKKTKLGEFEELVLLTVIVLQEEAYGVEIKRELEERLKERLSVGSIQSALKRMEEKGFLTSEFGEATPQRGGKRKRIYTATPYAQSVLAEIKEIRVGLWDAITKLKPI, encoded by the coding sequence ATGAAAAAAACAAAATTAGGCGAATTTGAAGAATTGGTTTTGCTCACTGTAATTGTCTTACAGGAGGAAGCTTATGGGGTAGAGATCAAGCGGGAATTGGAAGAGCGGCTAAAGGAGCGCTTGAGCGTAGGATCTATCCAATCGGCATTAAAGCGAATGGAGGAGAAGGGGTTTCTGACCTCTGAATTTGGCGAAGCAACACCCCAAAGGGGAGGAAAACGCAAAAGAATTTACACTGCGACGCCCTATGCCCAAAGTGTGCTAGCAGAAATTAAGGAAATAAGAGTCGGACTTTGGGATGCTATCACCAAACTCAAGCCCATATGA
- a CDS encoding aldo/keto reductase: protein MKQTTILGHSTLNINRIGLGCMGMSEFYGSFDEKESIKTLHKAIDLGVNFFDTADMYGWGANERLLGKAFKGRWDDLVLATKFAVMRGPNGEFLGLNGKPQYIRQACDQSLQNLGVEAIDLYYMHRKDPKVEIEEIVGTMADLVKQGKVKYIGLSEVDPETLRRAHAIHPITALQTEYSLWSREPEKELFDVCNELGITFVAYSPLGRGFLTGAIKSRADFEKGDFRLGNPRFTDEAIKKNLKFVEVIDRIAQSIGVTKAQVALAWILSKNDEITTIPGTKKIHRLEENLGALKVVLTENDLAIIEENMPSVTAGERY from the coding sequence ATGAAACAAACAACAATTTTAGGACACAGTACACTCAACATTAATCGAATTGGTCTTGGTTGCATGGGCATGTCGGAGTTTTATGGGTCTTTTGATGAGAAAGAATCTATTAAAACTTTGCATAAAGCAATTGACTTGGGGGTCAATTTTTTCGACACGGCTGACATGTACGGCTGGGGAGCGAATGAACGATTATTAGGAAAAGCCTTTAAGGGTCGTTGGGATGACTTAGTTTTGGCCACCAAGTTTGCCGTGATGCGTGGACCCAATGGTGAATTTCTTGGACTTAATGGTAAACCGCAATACATAAGACAAGCGTGTGACCAAAGTCTTCAGAATTTGGGTGTTGAGGCGATAGATTTGTATTATATGCACCGAAAAGACCCCAAAGTGGAGATTGAAGAAATTGTCGGAACAATGGCTGATTTAGTCAAGCAAGGAAAGGTGAAGTATATTGGTCTTTCTGAAGTTGACCCTGAAACACTTCGTCGGGCGCATGCAATTCACCCCATTACAGCTCTTCAAACAGAATATTCCTTGTGGAGTCGTGAACCAGAGAAAGAACTATTTGATGTTTGTAATGAACTCGGAATTACCTTTGTCGCATACAGTCCATTGGGACGAGGCTTCTTGACAGGAGCGATTAAAAGCCGCGCTGATTTTGAAAAAGGAGATTTTAGACTCGGTAATCCTCGTTTTACAGATGAAGCTATTAAGAAAAATTTAAAGTTTGTTGAGGTTATTGACCGCATTGCACAAAGCATAGGGGTGACCAAAGCACAGGTTGCCTTAGCTTGGATACTGAGCAAAAATGATGAAATTACAACTATTCCAGGTACAAAAAAGATTCACCGCCTTGAAGAAAATCTTGGCGCATTAAAGGTGGTGTTAACTGAAAATGATTTGGCAATTATTGAAGAAAATATGCCTTCAGTGACAGCTGGTGAACGGTACTAA
- a CDS encoding energy transducer TonB, with protein sequence MNLPAITIDGTQLLLACLGILIGMIMLIFGWRRWLHQKSQQLLATAPVQNKLLNRTKYAIMDIFRWRDTFLRFGLSIALGMTILAFSWTTYERPQYGQISIEDAVDLDVAPPITTTPPPPPPPPPPPIIEPVVDEELIEEEQPEFEDRSIDVNTKVVAPPVAEQPKFTPPPPPAEVEPDIPDFFVVVEEMPSFPGCEDIFDKNERKQCSDKNLLMFLSQNIKYPAMARENNIEGQAVIRFIVETDGTITNAEIVRDLAGGCGKEALRVVNLMNDKNKIWSPGKQLGRPVRVQFNLPIKFQLQ encoded by the coding sequence ATGAATTTACCTGCTATCACCATTGATGGCACCCAATTGCTATTGGCGTGCCTCGGAATACTTATTGGAATGATTATGCTTATTTTTGGTTGGCGTCGCTGGTTGCATCAGAAAAGCCAGCAGCTTTTGGCAACAGCACCTGTCCAAAACAAGCTGCTTAACCGGACCAAATACGCCATCATGGATATTTTCCGATGGCGAGATACTTTCCTCCGTTTTGGCTTGTCCATTGCACTGGGGATGACGATCCTGGCTTTTAGCTGGACCACCTACGAACGACCTCAATATGGCCAAATAAGCATTGAAGATGCCGTAGACTTGGATGTGGCACCTCCTATTACCACAACCCCGCCTCCGCCTCCGCCTCCTCCGCCGCCACCAATTATCGAACCCGTGGTGGACGAAGAATTGATAGAAGAAGAGCAACCCGAATTTGAAGACAGAAGCATCGACGTCAATACCAAAGTCGTAGCACCGCCCGTTGCTGAGCAACCCAAATTCACGCCGCCCCCCCCACCCGCCGAAGTTGAGCCCGACATCCCGGATTTTTTCGTGGTAGTAGAAGAAATGCCTAGTTTCCCCGGTTGTGAAGACATCTTTGATAAAAATGAACGAAAACAATGTTCCGATAAAAATTTGCTGATGTTCTTGTCACAAAACATCAAATATCCTGCTATGGCTCGTGAAAATAACATTGAAGGCCAAGCGGTCATTCGTTTTATCGTTGAAACCGATGGTACGATTACCAATGCAGAAATCGTCAGAGACCTCGCAGGTGGTTGTGGCAAAGAGGCCCTAAGAGTTGTGAATTTGATGAATGATAAAAATAAAATATGGAGCCCCGGCAAACAATTGGGACGGCCAGTTCGGGTACAATTTAATTTACCTATCAAATTTCAGTTGCAGTAG
- a CDS encoding maleylpyruvate isomerase N-terminal domain-containing protein, with the protein MKKPIPIHIVDLLPKLDRLLIELLDSLSINDWSKQTIAPEWQIKDVAVHLLDGNLRTLSMLRDHYYGEKPAQIDSYQDLVAYLNQLNADWVKATKRLSPQVIIEWLKKSGEEYCDFLKTLAPNDNAAFSVAWAGENESKNWFHIAREYTEKWHHQQQIRLAVQREKELLKAEWYLPYLDTSVRALPYHYRSVKGVANDLIKFTFRGETDKIWFLKYQDNKWELLTEVDERPNCEVIIKDAYAWRIFTKGMDKKEAIELSEIIGNRAIGLSIFEMTAVMA; encoded by the coding sequence ATGAAAAAGCCAATACCCATCCATATAGTAGACCTTCTCCCAAAACTTGATAGGTTATTAATTGAATTATTAGACAGCCTGTCTATTAATGATTGGTCAAAACAAACCATTGCCCCCGAATGGCAAATAAAAGATGTCGCTGTTCACCTACTAGATGGCAACCTACGGACCTTGTCCATGCTAAGAGATCATTATTATGGAGAAAAGCCAGCACAAATAGATTCCTATCAAGATCTGGTAGCGTACTTGAATCAATTAAATGCAGATTGGGTAAAAGCCACCAAGCGCTTAAGTCCACAGGTCATTATCGAATGGCTTAAAAAATCAGGAGAGGAATATTGTGATTTTCTAAAGACCTTAGCTCCAAATGATAATGCTGCGTTCTCCGTCGCATGGGCAGGAGAAAATGAATCAAAAAATTGGTTTCATATAGCAAGAGAATATACGGAAAAGTGGCATCACCAGCAGCAAATCAGGTTGGCCGTACAAAGGGAAAAAGAATTGCTAAAAGCGGAATGGTACCTTCCCTATCTAGACACCTCCGTCAGAGCTCTACCCTATCATTATCGTTCCGTAAAAGGTGTAGCAAACGACTTGATAAAATTCACTTTTCGAGGAGAAACGGACAAAATCTGGTTCCTTAAATACCAGGATAACAAATGGGAATTACTAACTGAAGTGGATGAACGTCCTAACTGCGAAGTAATCATAAAAGATGCATATGCCTGGAGGATCTTCACAAAAGGGATGGATAAAAAAGAGGCTATAGAGCTGTCGGAAATCATTGGAAATCGGGCCATTGGATTAAGTATATTTGAAATGACAGCCGTAATGGCCTAA
- a CDS encoding amino acid permease yields MAEAAKPMLGSIGFTIITVAALISTFSAINASLYGGSRVSYELSEDDELPHQLTYKLWNQPIGLFITAVATLVIVNTLELQSISTAGSVGFLLIFACVNYVGYNLHKEIKSSKYIPLIGFLSCSMALLILIIKQFSTNKLNIIIAVGIVLFCFIIEYFYKRNEKNTVTNK; encoded by the coding sequence TTGGCCGAAGCCGCCAAACCGATGTTAGGTTCAATTGGATTTACGATTATAACGGTTGCTGCATTAATATCTACATTTTCCGCAATCAATGCTTCATTATATGGAGGAAGCAGGGTAAGCTATGAGTTATCAGAGGATGATGAATTACCCCATCAATTAACGTACAAACTTTGGAATCAGCCCATAGGCCTATTTATTACGGCAGTAGCAACACTGGTTATCGTTAATACTTTAGAATTACAAAGCATTTCAACAGCAGGAAGTGTTGGTTTCCTTTTGATATTCGCTTGCGTAAATTATGTTGGCTACAATCTTCATAAAGAAATAAAAAGCAGTAAGTATATTCCTTTAATTGGATTTTTATCCTGTTCAATGGCATTACTCATACTAATTATCAAGCAGTTTAGTACAAATAAATTAAATATAATCATAGCTGTTGGAATAGTGCTTTTTTGTTTTATAATCGAATATTTTTACAAACGAAACGAAAAAAACACTGTCACCAATAAATAA
- a CDS encoding ABC transporter permease, translating into MREPNLIIPPKWPLKFLRFFVKAEYLEEIEGDMEEIFLDNLEQYSPKQAQRLYTWEVLKLFRPGLVKHINISDHLNTTDMYKNYLKIAWRNLNKFKLYSAIKIGGFAIGIAAAMLIALYVKNELSYDQHYTNQERIYRVLNIYSDPENNEKWPSFQAQMASVLQAEFPEVEKAGRLIPYDWYDAGHNQFRRVDQVQNNYEEGFVYADQNLLEILEIPMLYGKREQALAKPFSMVISKKMADKYFPGEDPVGKAVLLNENTDRPYTIGGVMEDFPPNTHLQYDFLLTLTEVEFWDGEQTNWCCSNYNVYVLLRPGVDPRQLEPKMLAIRDNYLIRHFRERENQFAEDAEKYLTYALQPIGDIHLRSEDVSDIFSNSDIRIVRLFGAIAIFILILAGINFINLSTAKSANRAKETGLRKVVGSYRSSLIQQFLTESVLFSGISVVLGSLLAWLLIPFFNTISGKSLDLAWDAWWFFPLLLSLTLVIGLLAGIYPSFYLSGFKPIDVLKGKLSRGSKGVGLRSTMVVFQFTTSIVLIVCAFIVYNQMQYILHKDLGYDKEQVVLIQGTNTLEDKLPAFKDEILRLAEVKHVAASNYFPVSGTKRDQNEFWREGRKKLDRAIGAQVWWTDEDYLATLDMKLVDGRGFSREIASDSAAIIINQTMARELGLENPIGESVENWRKWTVIGVVEDFHFESMKGGIGALAFVLGRGGSIIAAKVESENMSHALADITKVWDTFMPNQPIRYTFLDETYARMYEDVQRTGNVFTSCAILAIIIACLGLFGLSTFMAEQRSKEISIRKVLGASLGSIYQLLTFNFLKLVLIALLIGIPIAWYLMRKWLEDYEYSVDITWWFFAVAGAAVIAIALFTVSRQALKVALSNPVDYLRGD; encoded by the coding sequence ATGAGGGAGCCCAACCTTATCATCCCGCCGAAGTGGCCACTCAAATTTCTTCGCTTCTTTGTGAAAGCGGAATACCTGGAAGAAATAGAGGGAGATATGGAAGAAATATTCCTGGATAACCTGGAGCAATATTCACCAAAGCAAGCCCAGCGGTTATATACCTGGGAAGTATTGAAACTATTCCGCCCTGGCCTGGTCAAACATATCAATATAAGTGATCACCTAAATACGACTGACATGTATAAAAATTATTTAAAAATTGCCTGGCGAAACCTGAATAAATTCAAGTTGTATTCGGCCATCAAAATTGGTGGTTTTGCTATTGGTATTGCAGCTGCTATGTTGATTGCCTTGTACGTGAAGAATGAGCTGAGCTATGACCAGCACTATACGAATCAGGAACGCATTTATCGGGTGCTGAATATATATAGTGATCCGGAAAACAATGAAAAATGGCCCTCCTTCCAGGCGCAAATGGCTTCCGTATTACAGGCTGAATTTCCGGAAGTAGAAAAAGCTGGCCGGCTTATCCCTTATGACTGGTATGATGCCGGTCATAACCAATTTCGCAGGGTGGACCAGGTGCAAAATAATTACGAGGAAGGTTTTGTATATGCCGATCAGAACTTATTGGAAATATTGGAGATTCCCATGCTTTATGGCAAGCGTGAGCAGGCGCTCGCCAAACCCTTTTCCATGGTTATTTCTAAAAAAATGGCGGATAAGTATTTCCCGGGTGAAGATCCGGTAGGAAAAGCGGTGCTTTTAAATGAAAACACTGACAGGCCCTATACGATTGGCGGAGTGATGGAAGATTTTCCGCCCAATACCCACCTGCAATACGACTTTCTGCTAACGTTGACGGAGGTGGAATTCTGGGACGGCGAGCAAACCAACTGGTGTTGTAGTAATTACAATGTCTATGTCTTACTTCGACCAGGGGTTGACCCGCGCCAGTTGGAACCTAAGATGCTGGCTATTCGGGATAATTACCTGATTCGCCATTTCCGGGAGCGGGAAAACCAGTTTGCAGAAGATGCCGAAAAATACCTGACCTATGCTTTACAGCCGATTGGAGATATCCATTTGCGATCAGAGGACGTTTCCGATATATTTTCCAATAGTGATATCAGGATTGTACGCCTTTTTGGTGCTATTGCTATTTTTATCCTGATCTTGGCGGGCATCAACTTTATCAACCTTTCGACTGCTAAATCTGCCAATCGGGCTAAGGAAACAGGTCTTCGTAAAGTTGTAGGTTCCTACCGTAGTAGCCTTATCCAACAGTTTTTGACCGAATCTGTTTTGTTCAGTGGGATATCGGTTGTTTTAGGTAGCCTCCTTGCGTGGCTCTTGATCCCTTTTTTCAATACCATATCAGGCAAATCACTGGATTTAGCCTGGGACGCCTGGTGGTTTTTTCCACTTCTTCTTAGCTTGACACTCGTTATCGGCTTGCTAGCTGGCATTTACCCCTCTTTTTACCTGTCTGGTTTTAAACCCATTGATGTTCTTAAAGGTAAACTTAGTAGGGGGAGCAAAGGGGTTGGGTTGCGCAGTACGATGGTGGTCTTTCAGTTTACTACTTCAATCGTTCTGATAGTATGTGCTTTTATAGTTTATAATCAGATGCAATACATTTTGCACAAGGACCTGGGTTATGACAAGGAGCAGGTCGTTTTGATTCAGGGAACAAATACCTTGGAGGATAAACTACCAGCCTTTAAAGATGAGATCCTGCGGTTGGCTGAAGTAAAACACGTCGCGGCTAGCAACTACTTTCCGGTTTCTGGTACCAAACGCGATCAGAATGAGTTTTGGCGGGAGGGTCGGAAAAAGCTGGACAGAGCCATCGGAGCGCAGGTATGGTGGACGGATGAAGATTATTTGGCCACCTTGGATATGAAACTGGTGGACGGACGAGGCTTTTCCCGAGAGATCGCTTCTGATTCAGCGGCCATTATTATCAACCAGACGATGGCCAGGGAGTTGGGGCTGGAAAATCCAATTGGTGAAAGCGTCGAAAATTGGAGAAAATGGACCGTGATTGGGGTAGTGGAGGACTTTCATTTTGAGTCGATGAAAGGCGGAATCGGTGCACTGGCTTTTGTGCTGGGGAGGGGAGGTTCTATAATAGCTGCCAAGGTAGAATCGGAAAATATGTCCCATGCCTTGGCTGACATAACCAAGGTTTGGGACACCTTCATGCCCAATCAGCCGATCCGCTATACCTTCCTGGATGAAACCTATGCCCGCATGTACGAAGATGTGCAACGCACCGGAAATGTTTTTACAAGTTGCGCCATACTGGCCATTATCATTGCTTGTTTGGGTTTATTTGGCCTCTCTACCTTTATGGCTGAACAACGCAGTAAGGAGATTAGCATTCGCAAAGTACTAGGTGCATCTCTTGGGAGTATATACCAACTCCTCACTTTCAATTTCCTGAAACTGGTTTTGATTGCCCTGCTGATTGGCATTCCAATTGCCTGGTATCTGATGCGAAAATGGCTGGAGGATTACGAATATAGCGTCGATATTACTTGGTGGTTCTTTGCGGTGGCAGGAGCTGCCGTGATTGCCATTGCTTTGTTCACGGTAAGCAGGCAGGCCCTCAAAGTGGCACTTTCTAATCCGGTGGATTACCTTAGGGGGGACTAA
- a CDS encoding Ig-like domain-containing protein: MMMKAERNKEGKEKQATRGLNQSNRADALVWISTLFKRWSLSLTALSPLSRLPYWIFYSACLVLLYFLAYSCANPLSPIGGPRDQIPPSIVEEESTPNFQTNFEKQRIDLTFDEWVQVSDIFQQVVVSPPLVKPLDISLRKRTVRVAFDEDEELKDNVTYTINFGEAIKDLTEKNPAENLRFVFSTGDFLDSLMISGSIVDALTGKPKENIRVMLYENLSDTVVRTERPFYFAKTDKEGHFAIENVKEGTYRGFALEDSDLNYLFNQANEAIGFPDSFLVLKPDQEVDLTINLFIEDQTFKVQDVDSTTYGLLKVIFNQPLIPEVLAMAYDTIGQKVLYDIEKDTLRVWYDQIGKQNWSLYIQQDTLQSDTVRVKPGDVTAFKKTNKFVLKPGGTSKKFKPTLPLSLNFNHPIAQLDTALVKLYEDTFRIQVKPVFTFDTLAQKQLQVAYKWKEGKPYTLEILPGGLTDFYGLLNQDTILKDYTPDLYKNYGNLNLTLLDFDSTQQYIIELLGRGDVLEHRWIVKGSGSYQKVLQTLVPAKYSIRIITDYDANGRWNTGNYDLQRQPEPIYMRPIDDIRANWDVEATVRLGEKLPEPETTTTNPGATPNRSGGNTGRGGRNRGN; encoded by the coding sequence ATGATGATGAAAGCAGAAAGGAACAAAGAGGGTAAAGAAAAACAGGCGACAAGAGGTTTAAACCAGTCTAATCGAGCAGATGCACTAGTTTGGATAAGCACCCTTTTCAAGCGATGGAGCCTCTCGCTAACTGCCTTGTCGCCCTTGTCGCGCCTGCCCTATTGGATCTTTTATAGCGCCTGTTTGGTCCTTTTATACTTCCTTGCTTATTCCTGCGCCAACCCCTTGTCACCTATTGGAGGCCCTCGCGATCAAATTCCGCCATCGATTGTCGAGGAAGAATCTACCCCGAATTTTCAAACTAATTTTGAAAAGCAACGCATCGACCTCACCTTTGACGAATGGGTACAGGTCAGCGATATCTTTCAGCAGGTGGTCGTTTCTCCGCCCTTGGTCAAGCCCTTGGATATCAGTTTGCGAAAAAGAACGGTGCGGGTAGCCTTCGATGAGGACGAGGAACTGAAGGACAATGTGACCTATACCATCAACTTTGGAGAGGCGATCAAAGATTTAACGGAAAAGAATCCTGCTGAAAACCTTCGTTTTGTCTTTTCCACCGGTGATTTTTTAGATTCTTTGATGATCAGCGGCTCTATTGTTGATGCATTGACAGGCAAACCCAAAGAAAATATCCGGGTCATGCTGTATGAAAACCTGTCCGATACCGTGGTTAGAACAGAAAGACCCTTTTATTTTGCCAAAACAGACAAGGAAGGACACTTCGCCATTGAAAATGTGAAAGAAGGGACCTACCGAGGATTTGCCCTGGAGGATAGCGACCTCAATTACTTGTTTAATCAAGCAAATGAAGCCATCGGTTTTCCTGATTCCTTCCTCGTTTTGAAGCCCGATCAGGAAGTAGACCTGACGATCAATTTATTCATCGAAGACCAAACCTTTAAGGTGCAAGATGTTGATTCCACAACCTACGGTTTGCTAAAAGTCATCTTTAATCAGCCTTTAATTCCTGAAGTACTTGCTATGGCCTATGATACAATTGGCCAAAAAGTGTTGTACGATATTGAAAAAGACACCTTGCGCGTTTGGTATGACCAGATCGGGAAACAAAACTGGTCTTTGTATATTCAGCAAGATACCTTGCAATCGGATACTGTTCGTGTCAAACCTGGTGACGTCACCGCTTTTAAGAAGACAAATAAATTTGTACTTAAACCCGGTGGTACCAGTAAGAAATTTAAACCTACACTCCCGCTTTCTCTTAATTTCAATCACCCTATTGCACAATTAGATACGGCCTTGGTTAAACTGTATGAAGATACCTTCCGAATCCAGGTTAAACCCGTTTTTACCTTCGATACCTTGGCCCAAAAACAATTGCAAGTCGCTTACAAATGGAAAGAAGGCAAACCTTATACTTTAGAGATTTTACCAGGTGGCCTGACCGACTTTTATGGACTGCTTAATCAAGATACTATTCTAAAAGACTATACACCAGATCTTTACAAAAACTATGGCAATTTGAACCTAACCCTACTGGATTTCGACTCCACCCAGCAGTATATCATTGAACTCCTGGGCAGAGGCGATGTTTTGGAACACCGCTGGATCGTGAAAGGGAGTGGAAGTTATCAAAAAGTGCTCCAAACCCTGGTTCCAGCCAAATACAGTATTAGGATCATCACCGACTATGACGCGAATGGCCGCTGGAATACGGGTAATTATGATTTGCAAAGACAGCCCGAACCCATCTATATGCGCCCTATAGACGATATCCGAGCAAATTGGGATGTGGAAGCTACCGTACGCCTTGGCGAAAAATTGCCTGAACCCGAAACGACCACCACCAATCCTGGCGCTACGCCCAATCGGTCAGGCGGAAATACCGGAAGGGGAGGGAGGAATAGAGGGAATTAG